Proteins encoded by one window of Candidatus Neomarinimicrobiota bacterium:
- a CDS encoding 2-oxoacid:acceptor oxidoreductase subunit alpha, which translates to MAKKVIRINDATIRFAGDSGDGMQLTGTRFTEATAIVGNDLKTIPNYPSEIRAPLGTLAGVSAFQLMFGSQKVFTPGDLPDTLVAMNPAALKVHLRDLKSGGSILANANAFTEKNLKMAGWEANPLEDGSLEGYIVFSIEMSKLVGKALENSDLTSKGIERTKNMFALGVLFWMYNRPIEPTEDWLRKKFAKNPSVAEANITAMKTGFNYGETTEIFTTSYAVEKANLPKGKYRNITGNVAVAYGLVAAAKKAGKELFLGSYPITPASEILHTLSTLRNYGVKTFQAEDEIAGISSAIGASYAGDLAVTTTSGPGMALKTEAIGLAIITELPLVIVNVQRGGPSTGMPTKMEQSDLLQAVLGRNSDARIPVLAAKDPADCFDCAFEAARIAMKYMTPVILLSDGYLGQGSGPWQIPDPKTLPEIVVNHPSSSDGGEDGFMPYARDENETRPWAIPGTPGLEHRIGGLEKENITGMVSQDPENHQLMTDIRARKVDNIKQDIPPSEIHGEPKGKLLVLGWGSTHGVIHVAVDRALAKGQSVSQMHLRWVSPFPSDLKAICDGFDEILIPEVNSGQLALLLKGELVREIHQLNIVRGEPFRASEIEDKINEILG; encoded by the coding sequence ATGGCGAAAAAAGTAATTAGAATTAATGATGCAACCATTCGTTTCGCAGGAGACTCAGGCGATGGGATGCAATTGACAGGTACGCGCTTTACTGAAGCGACGGCAATTGTGGGAAATGATCTAAAAACCATTCCCAATTACCCTTCAGAAATCAGGGCTCCTCTTGGAACTCTTGCTGGTGTAAGTGCTTTCCAGCTCATGTTTGGATCTCAAAAGGTATTTACCCCTGGTGATTTACCAGACACATTGGTGGCAATGAACCCGGCTGCACTTAAGGTGCATTTGAGGGATTTGAAAAGTGGTGGGTCCATATTGGCCAACGCCAATGCGTTCACAGAGAAGAACCTCAAAATGGCTGGCTGGGAGGCCAATCCACTGGAGGATGGGTCTCTGGAAGGGTATATAGTATTCAGTATTGAAATGTCTAAACTGGTTGGCAAAGCTCTGGAGAATTCAGATCTGACCTCCAAGGGTATTGAGCGAACCAAAAACATGTTCGCCCTGGGTGTGCTCTTCTGGATGTACAATCGGCCGATTGAACCAACCGAAGACTGGCTGCGAAAAAAATTCGCCAAAAATCCTTCCGTCGCCGAAGCAAATATCACAGCAATGAAAACAGGTTTCAATTATGGTGAGACCACGGAAATATTTACAACCTCCTATGCTGTGGAGAAGGCCAACTTACCCAAGGGTAAATATCGAAATATTACCGGCAATGTTGCTGTTGCATATGGTTTGGTAGCTGCTGCCAAGAAAGCGGGCAAGGAATTGTTCCTGGGTTCATATCCAATTACGCCAGCCAGTGAAATCCTCCACACTCTGTCCACGCTAAGAAACTATGGCGTTAAAACCTTTCAGGCAGAAGATGAAATTGCGGGTATCTCCTCGGCTATCGGCGCCTCCTATGCCGGAGATTTAGCAGTTACCACAACATCCGGACCTGGTATGGCCTTGAAAACGGAAGCAATTGGACTTGCCATAATCACAGAACTACCCCTGGTGATTGTGAATGTTCAGCGCGGTGGCCCCAGTACGGGTATGCCTACTAAGATGGAGCAATCAGATCTCCTACAAGCTGTTCTCGGACGAAATAGTGATGCACGAATTCCAGTGCTTGCTGCCAAGGATCCAGCAGACTGTTTTGATTGTGCCTTTGAAGCTGCCAGAATAGCAATGAAATATATGACGCCAGTCATTTTGCTGTCGGATGGTTATCTGGGACAGGGTTCTGGTCCATGGCAAATTCCTGATCCCAAAACCCTTCCAGAAATTGTAGTAAATCATCCCAGTTCTTCAGATGGTGGTGAAGATGGATTTATGCCTTATGCACGGGATGAAAATGAGACTCGCCCCTGGGCGATTCCTGGAACACCTGGCCTGGAACATCGTATTGGTGGACTTGAAAAAGAGAACATTACTGGTATGGTCAGCCAGGATCCTGAGAATCATCAGTTGATGACTGACATCCGTGCTCGCAAGGTTGATAATATCAAACAGGATATCCCTCCTTCAGAAATTCATGGAGAACCCAAGGGCAAACTCCTGGTGTTGGGATGGGGTAGCACCCATGGAGTCATCCATGTTGCAGTAGATCGTGCCCTGGCCAAGGGACAGTCTGTAAGTCAGATGCATCTGCGCTGGGTGAGTCCGTTCCCATCAGATCTAAAGGCTATTTGTGATGGTTTTGATGAAATCCTCATTCCAGAGGTTAACTCGGGACAGTTGGCTCTGCTTCTCAAGGGTGAGCTGGTCAGAGAGATTCACCAGCTGAATATCGTACGGGGAGAACCCTTCCGTGCGTCTGAGATTGAAGATAAAATTAACGAGATCCTCGGTTAA
- a CDS encoding fumarate hydratase encodes MFQYDKKVLKNQLLELIRLAATDLPKDVVESIQAAQQNEDEGSAARSVFGMILKNIELARVESTPICQDTGTNIYLVHIPEGVGMRKLTALIHEATAEAVDKSYLRPNAVDSITGKNSGNNIGEGQPFIHFEEWDNDYIEFKLMLKGGGCENVSTQYKLPDVGLGAGRDLDGVYKVIVDAVNQAQGLGCAPGILGIGVGGDRTTSHLTAKSQLFRKMTDTNPNSDLAEMESKLLADLNELGVGPMGFGGKTTILGVKMGTMHRLPASFFVSISYMCWAYRRHSMILNGNGEVTYD; translated from the coding sequence ATGTTTCAATACGATAAAAAAGTTCTGAAAAATCAACTGCTGGAATTAATTCGCCTTGCAGCCACGGATTTGCCTAAGGATGTAGTTGAAAGTATTCAGGCAGCCCAGCAGAATGAAGATGAAGGTTCAGCTGCCCGTAGTGTTTTTGGAATGATTCTAAAAAATATCGAGCTGGCTCGCGTTGAATCCACTCCGATCTGTCAGGATACCGGGACCAACATTTATCTCGTCCACATTCCAGAGGGCGTGGGCATGCGCAAGTTGACTGCCTTAATCCATGAAGCCACAGCTGAAGCAGTTGATAAGAGTTATCTCCGCCCCAATGCCGTGGACAGTATCACAGGTAAAAATTCTGGAAACAATATTGGTGAGGGACAGCCTTTTATCCATTTTGAAGAATGGGACAACGACTATATCGAATTCAAACTCATGCTCAAGGGGGGTGGATGTGAAAATGTATCCACCCAATACAAGCTCCCCGATGTAGGTCTGGGTGCAGGTCGTGATCTGGATGGTGTTTATAAAGTCATTGTGGATGCTGTTAATCAGGCCCAGGGTCTTGGGTGCGCTCCCGGAATTCTAGGTATAGGCGTCGGGGGTGATAGAACCACTTCTCACCTCACTGCAAAATCTCAACTATTTAGAAAAATGACAGACACGAACCCCAATTCAGATCTGGCCGAAATGGAATCAAAATTGTTAGCCGATTTAAATGAGCTAGGCGTTGGTCCCATGGGCTTTGGTGGCAAAACCACCATTCTAGGTGTAAAAATGGGAACCATGCACCGATTACCAGCCTCTTTCTTTGTCTCCATATCCTACATGTGTTGGGCATAT
- a CDS encoding AAA family ATPase: MMKKLTTKDLCRTTDDDALKFKSTSELPSLNKVIGQERAVRALQFGLELLAPGYNVFVGGLPGTGKSTIVKNLVEKFAAHKPVPPDWLVVFNFHDEYHPRVFQLPAGEGNKFAKQMKRLISSLSVDLPKVFTGEIYAKRQKEITAEFDTGRDEIIAAVNAEAAEQGIQLNLTQAGFQTIPLKDGVPMNEADVSALTEAELAAINEKINLIQEHLREALRDMAELEEERADVIESLQGKIALDSVEHRIGRLLENYADHPELLKYLEEVRDDIAEHVQEFVGMDSAGEGDAEPNPRQSHHALMQRYQVNLLVDNCRQKGAPVIVDANPSYYNLFGRIGKEAVMGGWYSDFTMITSGAMLRANGGFLILDIQNVLQSANVWEYLKRTLKNKSLQIEDINEQYGLNATTSLQPEPIPLDLNVILIGRSDHFHYLQEVDDAFNKTFKVRADFDYEVTRNAQNELLLCQFIAKVCRERKSPHFTSQAATQIIVFSSRLAGDKGKLSLQFGTLVGLITESTHWARKQKHRQVQMEDVRKAISEKRFRGSLYEEKVWENIASETLMIDVSGERVGQINGLAVYSMGDNSFGKPSRITATAYMGKPGIISVEREAKLSGKTYDKGNLIINGYLGQTFAQSFPLSVTITLTFEQSYGGIDGDSASSTEIYVILSALSGIPIKQGIAVTGSVNQWGEIQAIGGVNEKIEGFFHLCKLRGLTGEQGVMIPSANVDHLMLMPDIQAAVKSGKFNIWSVDNISEGIEILTGVKAGVLNRHGNFPARTVFGEAQNQLKKYFAKGQNLAKQT; this comes from the coding sequence ACCGGTCCCTCCCGATTGGCTGGTGGTCTTCAACTTTCATGATGAATATCATCCCAGAGTCTTTCAATTGCCAGCTGGAGAGGGCAACAAATTCGCCAAACAAATGAAGCGTTTAATTAGCAGCTTAAGCGTTGATCTCCCCAAAGTTTTCACCGGTGAAATTTATGCCAAGCGGCAAAAGGAAATCACTGCGGAATTTGATACGGGTCGTGATGAAATAATTGCTGCCGTTAATGCAGAAGCTGCCGAACAAGGCATCCAGCTGAATCTCACTCAAGCAGGTTTTCAAACGATTCCACTTAAAGATGGCGTCCCCATGAATGAAGCTGATGTTTCTGCCCTTACTGAGGCGGAATTGGCAGCAATTAATGAAAAAATCAATCTCATCCAGGAGCATTTGCGGGAAGCCCTGCGCGATATGGCGGAATTGGAAGAAGAACGTGCTGATGTGATTGAATCGCTTCAAGGGAAAATTGCGCTTGATTCAGTAGAGCATCGCATCGGTAGATTGCTGGAGAACTATGCAGATCATCCTGAACTTTTGAAATATCTCGAGGAAGTCAGGGATGATATTGCCGAGCATGTCCAGGAATTTGTGGGTATGGATAGTGCTGGAGAAGGTGATGCGGAACCGAATCCCAGACAGAGTCATCATGCGTTAATGCAGAGATACCAGGTCAACCTGCTGGTAGATAATTGCCGTCAGAAAGGTGCACCTGTTATTGTTGATGCCAATCCTTCCTACTACAATCTTTTTGGTAGAATTGGGAAAGAGGCTGTCATGGGTGGCTGGTACAGTGATTTTACCATGATAACTTCAGGTGCCATGTTGCGGGCCAATGGTGGTTTCCTCATATTGGATATCCAAAATGTGCTTCAGAGTGCCAATGTTTGGGAGTATCTAAAACGGACCCTCAAAAACAAATCTTTGCAAATTGAAGATATTAATGAGCAGTATGGCTTAAACGCGACCACATCCCTCCAGCCAGAGCCGATTCCCCTTGATTTAAATGTGATTTTAATTGGTCGATCCGATCACTTTCACTATCTCCAGGAAGTGGATGATGCCTTTAATAAAACCTTTAAAGTTCGTGCAGATTTTGACTATGAAGTTACTCGCAATGCTCAAAATGAACTTCTCCTCTGTCAGTTCATCGCCAAAGTCTGTCGTGAGAGGAAATCACCCCATTTCACCTCTCAGGCAGCGACCCAGATTATTGTGTTCAGTTCAAGATTGGCTGGTGATAAAGGAAAGCTTTCTCTCCAATTCGGAACATTGGTTGGTCTCATTACTGAATCCACTCACTGGGCTAGAAAACAGAAACACCGTCAGGTTCAGATGGAAGATGTTCGGAAAGCCATCTCTGAAAAACGCTTCAGGGGGAGCCTTTACGAGGAGAAAGTGTGGGAGAATATCGCAAGTGAAACATTGATGATCGATGTTAGCGGTGAACGGGTTGGTCAGATCAATGGTCTGGCTGTTTACTCCATGGGTGACAATTCATTTGGAAAACCATCCAGAATTACTGCAACGGCCTATATGGGTAAGCCAGGTATTATATCGGTTGAACGGGAAGCAAAACTGTCTGGAAAAACCTATGACAAGGGCAATCTGATCATCAATGGCTATCTGGGCCAGACATTTGCCCAAAGCTTTCCTCTGTCTGTGACCATTACCCTTACTTTTGAACAGTCCTATGGGGGAATTGATGGAGACAGCGCCAGCTCCACAGAAATTTATGTTATTCTCTCTGCTCTTTCTGGCATCCCCATTAAACAGGGGATTGCCGTGACGGGCTCTGTCAACCAGTGGGGGGAGATTCAGGCCATAGGTGGTGTGAATGAGAAGATTGAAGGATTTTTCCATCTCTGTAAGCTACGGGGGTTGACCGGGGAGCAGGGAGTCATGATTCCATCTGCAAATGTAGATCATCTTATGCTTATGCCTGATATTCAAGCGGCAGTAAAGTCTGGGAAATTCAATATCTGGTCCGTTGACAATATTTCTGAAGGGATTGAGATACTTACAGGGGTAAAGGCCGGTGTTTTAAACAGGCATGGAAATTTTCCTGCCCGCACGGTATTTGGGGAAGCCCAGAATCAGCTGAAAAAGTATTTTGCTAAAGGTCAAAACTTGGCCAAACAGACATAG
- a CDS encoding 2-oxoacid:ferredoxin oxidoreductase subunit beta, protein MSETKVEIQDLNLTRKDFVPGNEVRWCPGCGDYSVLANMQKTLPVMGVKKENYAFISGIGCSSRFPYYMNTYGFHSIHGRAPAIASGVKLANPDLAVWVITGDGDGFSIGGNHMIHALRRNIDMNIMLFNNRIYGLTKGQYSPTSLLGAKTKSSPFGSIDRPFNPSAVALGANATFISRALDVDAKGLQESIKRAQRHKGASFIEVYQNCIIFNDGEFESVENKATRPDNALFVVHGEPMIFGKENDKGIIMKDNHPKVVHLGQEWSEKDLLVHDETNQIITNLLLEMTFDPTNPTPFGVLRAVDAPTYDDMMIEQIKEVTKIKGEGTLENLFYSGDVWEVK, encoded by the coding sequence ATGAGTGAAACTAAGGTCGAAATTCAAGACTTGAATCTAACCAGGAAAGATTTCGTCCCCGGCAACGAGGTGCGATGGTGTCCAGGTTGTGGGGATTATTCAGTTCTGGCAAATATGCAAAAAACTCTGCCAGTCATGGGTGTAAAAAAAGAAAATTATGCATTTATATCGGGTATTGGCTGCTCAAGTCGCTTCCCATACTACATGAACACTTACGGCTTCCATTCAATTCATGGTCGGGCACCTGCCATTGCCTCAGGTGTTAAGTTGGCAAACCCGGATCTTGCTGTTTGGGTTATTACTGGCGATGGAGACGGATTCTCCATTGGTGGAAACCATATGATTCATGCCTTGAGACGCAATATTGACATGAACATCATGTTGTTTAATAATCGCATCTATGGTCTGACCAAAGGCCAGTATTCTCCCACATCTTTATTGGGCGCCAAGACCAAATCTTCACCCTTTGGGTCAATTGATCGTCCTTTTAACCCCAGTGCTGTCGCCCTGGGAGCCAATGCCACCTTTATTTCCCGAGCATTGGATGTGGACGCAAAAGGATTGCAGGAGAGCATCAAAAGAGCACAACGTCATAAAGGTGCATCTTTCATCGAGGTCTATCAGAATTGCATTATTTTTAATGATGGCGAATTTGAGTCCGTTGAGAATAAGGCCACCCGTCCTGATAATGCTCTGTTTGTCGTTCATGGAGAACCTATGATTTTTGGTAAGGAAAACGATAAGGGTATCATTATGAAGGACAACCATCCCAAGGTTGTTCACCTCGGTCAGGAATGGTCAGAAAAAGATCTTCTCGTACACGATGAAACCAATCAAATTATCACCAACTTACTGCTTGAGATGACCTTTGATCCAACCAACCCTACACCATTTGGTGTGCTGCGGGCTGTGGATGCTCCTACCTATGATGATATGATGATTGAGCAGATTAAAGAGGTCACAAAGATCAAAGGTGAAGGGACCCTTGAGAATCTTTTCTATAGCGGTGATGTTTGGGAGGTTAAATAG